From the Melanotaenia boesemani isolate fMelBoe1 chromosome 9, fMelBoe1.pri, whole genome shotgun sequence genome, the window TCCAAACTAGTTATCTGAGTGATAATATTTTCAATTCTTTTGGCAAGAATGTGTGTAAATATCTTATAGTCTTGACTGAGCACACTAATAGGACGATAATTTCCACAATCAAGCCTATCCTTCCCCTCTTTAGAAATTAAGGAAATAGATGCCTCGTTCCAGGATGGGGgaattgttccagtttttaaaatataattgaaCATAATTTTCATTAAGGAAATCAAGAGGTCTTTCATTTCCTTATACCACTCTGACGGGAATCCGTCCGGTCCTGGtgctttgtttggttttaagtTTGAAATGgtttttttaatttcaagttCAGATATTTCAGTAATCAGACTTATATTTTGGTTCTCACTCACTTTAGGTaagtttatttcatttagaaaatttaacatatctttttcatctgtttttgatTGTGTATATAGTTCTTTGTAGAATGTTAAAAAGGCTTGTTGAATACCTTCTAGTTTGTTgagtatgttttttgtttgggggtcttttattttgtaaatagtATTATccaattgttgtttttttagcttATAGGCCAGTATTTTAGCTGATTTGCCTCCTGCGTCCTAATATCTTTGCTGTAGAAATACCAGGTTCTTCTTTATTTAACTTGAGTAAATGTTGTTaatttcattcttcttcttttgtattTCAGTCTTCAGATTCGTGTTTGTATCAATTTTATGTGCATCTTCCAGAGTTTGTAATTCTGACTTGAGTGTCTTCAATtgctcatttcttttcttctttaatctgGTACTATAGCCTATTAGCTTCCCTCGTAGGACTGCTTTTAAAACATCCCATAAAATAGTTGGGGAGACTTCTTCGTTATCATTTTCAGTTAAATAGTTTGTTATATCTTCTCTAATTTGCTCTCTCAAGGGATGTAAAATACTCGTATTTAGTCTCCAAGATGTGTCTCTCTTTTCATTTCCCAATACCATTTCTAAGTACACTGGGGTGTGACCCGACAAGTCCATCACTCCTATCTCACAGTTAACCACTCTGTTGAAGTCCttctgaaacacaaaacaatagtctaatctagaataggatgGATGTGGGTGGGAGAAGAATGtatagtcttttttttgttgggtTTATCTCTCCAAACATCTAGGAGCCCAAAGTCCTttagaattaatttaatatttttgttgttttgtttagctGCAAGTTGTGTGGATTTGATGAATCTAAGGACGGATTAagtcaaatgtttaaatcactCGCCATTATCAGAATGCCTTGTGCTTCCACTGCAATCAGttcaaaaatatgtttatagAATTTCAACTCCGAACCTGGAGGAGCATATACGTTAAGAAAAGTTGTCAAAATACCCTCCAAATACCCCTTAACTATCACAAACCTCCCCTCCTTATCCCTTTTCTCTTGAATACATTCACAATTAAGCCTGTTTGAGATTAGAATTACTACACCCCTTTTTGAGCCCCAGTACAAGAGGATGAAAACTGGTTAAATTTCCATTTCTTGAGCTTTTCATGTTCTGACTGTGATTAATGGGTTTCCTGTAAAAGTGCCACTTctattccttcttttttttaatttagacatAATTTTGCTTCTCTTAATGGGATTCCCCAACCCATTCACATTATAGGATACTACTCTAGTTGACTTAGCACTCTGCAttacataaacattttattttatactgtatCTCTTTACATgtcaagaacaaaacaaaaggcacACCCCTGAACACAAAACCATGAACATATGTAAGAACAAAGAATGTAGAACAAAAACATACTTTCGTGTTGACTTCCAAAAACATGACCCCTGTATTAGCTGTGTTTGGTGAGGAAAGGGCTCTTCTGTGGAAGAGTGCCCTCTTCAGCCCGCAGGCTGAATACTTTGCTGATTGGACTCTAATGTTTCATCTTGGTGGAGCAGTGTGATGCTTGAAGGAAGGGACAGGAGTGGAGACTCTGGTGTTCCATGTCTCTGATGAGACTGCTGCGATATCAGAAAacacaggataaaaaaaagcccaaacacCAGGTGAACGTACCAATGAACCGCATCAGCTGTGAGATGGCATCTGTTCTTAGTTAATAAATCACAAAAACTTTTCTCGATttatcattatatatatatatatatattctctggaaaccctggagatggttgtgtgtggaaatcccagtagatactcagaccaacaactatttcttcctcattctgatgctcagtgtgaacttcagcaggtcgtcttcaccacgtctccatgactacatgctgctctgtgattggctggttgtgtgtttgtgtgaacaggaaGAACAGGTGGAATCATGGTGAGCTTTCAGGGGTCTGTACAGtgtttttgcacatttacaGGTGATTTTAATAACTAATGTACTTAAATCCAACAATTAGGAATATGTGTAGTTTTCTTATGaatacttagttttatttaaagatttaatctttacattaaaaatgaccttttacttctttaaatgacaacttatttaaaatcaaggtcacagaaaaagacatgaaaatctttaaaatggtTCAAAACTAGAAAAATCCATCTGACAGTTATTCAGAGAGAAAATACTGAGAAATGAAAATCATTTGTTTTTAGGTTATGTACTTTAGAGAAAGCTTCAACCATTTATGAACAGATACACACTGAGACCCATGTtgtcagaccagaccagaccagaccagaccaggaaGAGTAAActcaatgttaaaaaataaaagaagctaGACTGTAAGGCTGTGGATGCCTTTCGCTGCTCTGAGTGCAGACTTCATGGCGGTTTCGATCCAGCCGTGAGGCGTGGCCGTGTGCTCCCCTGCAAAGTGTACCCTCCCCTCACTCTGGAATAACTCTCTGGCGTAGTGTCCCTGCTGATATGGCGTGAACAGGGCAAATGCTCCAAGACTATATGGATCTAAGCCCCACTTCTTCACCAGTCCTCCTGTACACAGAGGTCTGATGTACTCCCCGTGGATTTTCACCAAGTCCTCTAGAACCACAGCCATGAGCTCCGCCTGGCTCATCCCCTGGAAGAGGGTTGAATCATCGGAGCAGGTGTAGGATGCCAGCAGGGCCCCTGCAGCCGTGCCTGGAAAGCTGTGGCTGGGGTAGTAGATGAAGCGAGAGGGCAGGTCGGTGACGCTTTTCCCTCCTCTGATACCCTCTGTCTCCCAGAAGCGCTCCTTGAAGCTGAGCACCACCTTGGTGGAGCTGGTGTAATGAACAGAGCGCAGGGCCTCCATCTTGTCCCCAGACAGAGGCGGCTGGAAATCTATGAAGAGGGTGGCCTTGGCTGTGGCAGTAACCAGAGCATAGTCAGCGGTGAGGTTAGCCAGGGATCCTGAATCACGCCAGTCCTGGTAGGTTACGGTCACACCACCTCCACTTGTCTGGTTTATACGCTTCACCTTGGAGCTGAGGAGGATTGTTGCATTTAAGACCTGGTAGAAGGCCCCGGGGAGGTGGTCGAAGCCGTCAGTCACTTCAAAATACctgagaa encodes:
- the il4i1 gene encoding LOW QUALITY PROTEIN: L-amino-acid oxidase (The sequence of the model RefSeq protein was modified relative to this genomic sequence to represent the inferred CDS: deleted 2 bases in 1 codon); this translates as MALFKVAPLVLVGVVVFTVSGITGDPLYKCLQDADYGELLDIVAKGLPPAKTPRHVAIIGGGMAGLTAAKVLEDAGHKVTIIEASNRIGGRVETFRNRREGWYIEVGAMRIPSFHKILLSFISKLQISLNRFIQDDINTYYLVNGVLLKTFTVENDPSVLNYSLNDSERGMSAAQLFSQTLWKVREDLKAAGCRAMLDKYDSYTVKEYLVKRGNLSRGALRMIGDILNENSLFYTSLLEMLYIQSDISDDTEYFEVTDGFDHLPGAFYQVLNATILLSSKVKRINQTSGGGVTVTYQDWRDSGSLANLTADYALVTATAKATLFIDFQPPLSGDKMEALRSVHYTSSTKVVLSFKERFWETEGIRGGKSVTDLPSRFIYYPSHSFPGTAAGALLASYTCSDDSTLFQGMSQAELMAVVLEDLVKIHGEYIRPLCTGGLVKKWGLDPYSLGAFALFTPYQQGHYARELFQSEGRVHFAGEHTATPHGWIETAMKSALRAAKGIHSLTV